One Skermanella pratensis genomic window, ACCCGCATCCTGATCTTCGGGCTGGCCGCGGTCAGCCTGGACCTGATCCTGGGCTATGGCGGGATGGTCAGTTTCGGCCATGCGGCGTTCGTAGGGGTCGGGGCCTACACGGTGGGCATCCTGTCGTGGCACGTGTTCGACGCCTCGCCGGTGGTCACCTGGCCGGCCGTGATCGAGGGGACGGAGAACGCCTTCGTCGTCTGGCCGCTGGCGGCGCTGATGGGCGGGCTGTTCGCCCTGGTGATCGGGGCGGTCAGCCTGCGGACGTCCGGCATCTCCTTCATCATGATCACGCTGGCTTTCGCCCAGATGCTGTTCTACCTGGCGATCGGCCTGCGGAAATATGGCGGGGAGGACGGCATCGCCCTCTATACCAAGAGCGAGCTGGTGCCCGCCGTCGACCTGTTCGACCGGACAACGTTCTATTATGTCTGCCTCGCGATCCTGGCGGCCTTCCTGGTGCTGTGCCGGAGGCTGGTCGGCAGCCGGTTCGGCATGGCGGTGCGGGGGGCCAAGGTCAACGAGCGGCGTATGAAGGCGCTGGGCTTCCCGCCTTATCGGTACAAGCTGACGGCGTTCGTGATCTCGGGCGCCGCCGCCGGACTGTCCGGCGCGCTGCTGGCG contains:
- a CDS encoding branched-chain amino acid ABC transporter permease, with product MPDFNKRETWAVLIGLAFLLALPPLADAMGKGFYVTLFTRILIFGLAAVSLDLILGYGGMVSFGHAAFVGVGAYTVGILSWHVFDASPVVTWPAVIEGTENAFVVWPLAALMGGLFALVIGAVSLRTSGISFIMITLAFAQMLFYLAIGLRKYGGEDGIALYTKSELVPAVDLFDRTTFYYVCLAILAAFLVLCRRLVGSRFGMAVRGAKVNERRMKALGFPPYRYKLTAFVISGAAAGLSGALLANAAEFVGPAYMSWQRSGELIVMVVLGGMGSLFGPVLGAAAFLLLEEWLADLTEHWQIFLGPILLFVVVFARRGIWGVIAGPDREER